The stretch of DNA GAGCTGGCGGGGCCTCGACGTGCCCCCGGTGCTGCTCTCGGGCAACCACGCCGCGATCGCCGCCTGGCGCCGCGAGCAGCAGATCGAGCGCACGAGACGCGTCCGCCCCGACCTCCTCCCCGACTGACCCTCCTCGCCCCCGCGAGCGCGGTGTGTTGCTGCGAGGGCAGGTGTTTATACAGGCGCGCTCGTACCAACACACCGCGCTCGCAGGGGTGAGAGCGGGCGGGCACGAGTCAGCGGGTGCGCTGAGTGAGGATGAGCGGGCCGTCGGCCGTGATGGCGACCGTGTGCTCGCTGTGCGCGCCGCGTGAGCCGTCGGCGCTGCGCAGCGTCCAGCCGTCGGGGTCGGTGAACAGCTCGTCGGTGGTCTCGAGCAGCCACGGCTCGATCGCGATCACGAGGCCGGGCTTCAGCTTCAGACCGCGCCCCGCGCGTCCGTCGTTCGGGACGTGCGGCTCGCCGTGCATGGTGTGGCCGACGCCGTGCCCGCCGAAGTCGAGGTTGACGGAGTAGCCGGCGGCGGCGCAGACGTCGCCGATCGCCGCCGAGATGTCGCCCAACTTGCCGCCCGGGCGGGCCGCGGCGATGCCCGCGGCGAGAGCCTGCTCGGTCGTCGCGATGAGGCGCTCGTCCTCGGGGCGCGGGGTGCCGGCGATCACCGTGAGCGCCGAATCGGAGACCCAGCCGTCGACGGACGCGGCGAAGTCCACCGTCACGACATCGCCGTCCTCGATGCGGTAGTCGAACGGGAGACCGTGCAGCACGGCGTCGTTGACCGAGGTGCAGAGCACCTTGCCGAACGGCATCGCGCCGAACGACGGGTGGTAGTCGATGTAGCAGCTCTCGGCCCCGCGGGCGCGGATCATGTCGTGCGCGATCCGGTCGAGCTCGAGGAGGTTCACGCCGACGGCGATCTCGTCGCGGAGTCGTTCGAGGACGCTCGCCACGAAGGCGCCGGCGGGGCGCATCGCCTCGATCTCGCCCGGGGTCCTCAGCTCGATCATGTCTCTCCTCCTCGGGCCGGCGCCGATCGCCGCCGGTTCCCACCGGCCGGCCGGAACGGCCGACTCCACTTTCCGCGGGTCGTACCGCTCGACCCTAACGCGCGCGCGGCATCCGCCCCGTCCTCGACCATCCCGCTGTCAGCGAAATCGCTTCATCGCGAGGGGCTCTCGAGCCTAGGCTCATGCCATGGTTCTGCGCCGGGCTTTCTTCTACTGGCAGACCGCTGCCGCGCTCGTGCTGCCCGTCTGGCTGCTCATCGGGTGGGGCATCTGGGGCACCTCCGCCGGCGAACTGCTCGGCGTCGCGATCACCGCGCCGATCCTCGTCGTCGCCCTCCTCATCGTCGTCGGCCTCACCATCGCGCGGCGATCGGTGCGCGAGAAGCGCGCGGTGTCCTGGCTCGACGTCGGTGTGCTGACCTTCTGGCACGCGATGCTCATCGGACTCGGCTTCTTCGGGCCCGCCGCGAACTGGTTCGCCGTGTTCGCGGTGATCGGCGCGATCGTCGCGTTCTGGTCGGCCGTCTGGCAGCTGATCCGAGAGACGAGGCGTCGGGTGCAGGCCGTGTTCGACGAGTTCCAGCGCGTCGCCGCACCCCAGGGCACGAGGAAGCCGCCCGTCGACGCCGGCGAGTACATCGTCCTGCCCCCGAGCGACGACCCGCGCTGAGTCCGGCTCCACCGCGGATTCGCAGGGTTCGACGCCGAGCCCGTTTGCGGGCTCCGATCCGGCTGTGACAGAATGGTCGATCGTGCCGCGGCGGGCTCTGCCGCAGGGGAGCCATCCATTTCGCGGCCGATCAATCGACTCTCTCAGCCGAGACGAACGGTGAACAGCCGCGTCTGGCCATAATGCGCATTCGACCAGCGGCGGGTGCAGGAAGCGAAGAACCGCCATGAGCAATCTCATCGACCAGCTCGACGCCGCGTCGCTGAAGAGCGACATCCCGGACTTCCGTCCCGGCGACACCGTCAAGGTGCACGTCAACATCGTCGAAGGCAACCGCAGCCGTATCCAGGTGTTCCAGGGCGTCGTCATCGGCCGCCAGGGCGCCGGTGTGCGCGAGACCTTCACGGTCCGCAAGATCAGCTTCCAGGTCGGCGTCGAGCGCACCTTCCCGGTGCACTCGCCGATCATCGACCACATCGAGCTCGTCACCCGCGGTGACGTGCGTCGCGCGAAGCTCTACTACCTCCGCGGTCTGCGCGGCAAGAAGGCGAAGATCAAGGAGAAGCGCGAGAGCTGAGCCGCGCCAAGCGCTGCCAGCACGGCTTCTCCGACCCCCGCGACGGTTACACTGTCGCGGGGGTCGTTCGTTCTTCCCGCGGCACGCTTTCCCCTGTGCCTCGGGTGGACGACTTTCGTCCCCGCACGGCATGCAAGAGATGGGCGGATCAGTCGTGAGTCACAGCGCGTCCGCGCCCGTTCCCGCGAACGACCCGGCACAGGACGACTCCGAGAGCTCCGGTCCGTCGGGCAGACGCAACAAGAGCGCGCTGCTGTTCGCCCGCGATGTGCTGATCATCCTGATCGTCGCGATCCTCGTCTCGTTCCTGATCAAGACGTTCCTGATCCGGTCGTTCTACATCCCGTCGGCGTCGATGGAGCACACGCTCGAGATCGACGACCGCATCATCGTGAATCAGCTGACGCCCGACCTGATGCCGCTGAGCCACGGCGACGTCGTCGTGTTCCGCGACCCGGGCGGCTGGCTTCCGCCGCAGGCGCCGATCGACCAGCCGCCGCTGGTGGCCGCGGTCGACTGGTTCCTCTCGATCGTCGGTTTGTCGGCCCCCGACAGCAACGACCACCTCATCAAGCGCGTCATCGGGCTCCCCGGCGATCACGTGGTCTGCTGCAATCCGCTCGGCCAGATGACGATCAACGACGTGCCGATCGAGGAGCCGTACATCACGCTGCCCCAGGGGGCGACGCGGGCGAGCGAGGTCGACTTCGATGTCACGGTGCCCGAGGGGTACCTGTGGGTGATGGGCGACAACCGCAACAACTCCCGCGACTCCCGGTACAACACTCAGAATCCCGGCAAGGGGTTCGTGCCCGTCGACAATGTGGTGGGTCGCGCGCTCGTGATCTCGTGGCCGCTCGACCGGTGGGCGTGGCTCGACGACTACCCCGACGTGTTCCGCGAGGTCGACCAGGAGACTCCGTCCGCGCTGCCGGTGCGGCCCTACGAGGTCGGCGATGGCGGCTGAGTCGCGGGATCCGTCCACCGGCGCCGTCAGCGGCGCCGCACTACGCGATGCCGCACTACGCGATGCCGCGCGGCCCCGCCCGGCGGTGAAGCGCAAGCCCTCGCCGGCACCGACCCTGCGTCACGAGCGCGCGCTCTCCGCCGAGGGCGCACGCTTCGTGATCGGCTGCGACGAAGTGGGCCGCGGCGCGATCGCGGGCCCCGTCGCGGTCGGCCTCTGCGTCGTCGACATCAGCAAGCGGGTGCCGAAGGGGTTGCGCGACTCGAAGCTGCTCAGCGAACCGAAGCGCGTCGAGCTGCAGCCAGTGGTCGAGCGATGGGCGCTGTGGTCGTCGGTGGGGATGGCGAGCAACCAGGAGATCGACGCGATCGGTCTCACCGCCGCTCTCGGGCTCGCCGCGGTCCGGGCGCTCGACGCCCTGTGCGAGTCCGGTTTCGACTGCACCGAGTCGGTGCTGCTCCTCGACGGCAAGTTCGACTACTTCACGCCCAGCGCCCGCGTCGCCGGGGTCGAGACCGTGCCTCGGGTCGCGACGAAGATCAAGGCCGACATGACGTGCGCTTCCGTGTCCGGCGCCTCGGTCCTCGCGAAAGTCGCCCGCGACTCGCTGATGATCGATCTCCACGAACGGCACCCCGACTACGGCTGGGTCAGCAACAAGGGCTACGGATCCTCCGCGCACTGGGCGGCCATCGACTCCCGCGGGGCGTCCCCGCTGCACCGCCACACGTGGCTGCGCACGCCGTCGCTGTTCGACGACATCCTCGACGTCGAGATCGATGACGAGGCGAGCGGAGCCGGCGAGATAACAGACGAGACGCCCTCCGATTCCGTAGCGCTGCGCGGCACGCCCGCGGACGTAGGATTGCAGCGATGAACGAGGACGAGTTCGACGACTACGACCGCGAGGTCGAGCTGGCGCTGTACCGCGAATACCGCGACATCGTCGGCCAGTTCAAGTACGTCGTCGAGACCGAGCGCCGTTTCTACCTCGCCAACGAGGTCGAACTGGTGCGGCGCGACACCGAGCACGACTTCTACTTCGAGCTCACCATGAACGATGTGTGGGTTTGGGACGTCTACCGTTCCGACCGTTTCGTGAAGAGCGTCCGCGTGCTCACGTTCAAGGACGTCAACGTCGAGGAGCTCTCCTCCAAGGAGCTCGAATTACCCACCGAGCTCGCGCTCGACGAGTAGGCGCTACTCCTCCGCCAGCTTCTCCCCAGGCGCAGTGGCCGACGGGCTCCGCACATCCGGCGCCCCGCGCGCCCTGACGCCGCCCCGCTCCGACGATGCTCTGTCGCGGAGGTACGGGAATGGCGAAGAAGGACGACGTCGGCCGGTGGGGCGAGCAGCTCGCGGTCGAGCACCTGCAGAGGCGCGGCTACGAGGTGGTCGACCGCAACTGGCGGTGCCCGCAGGGCGAGATCGACATCGTCGCCAAGCGGGCGGACGCCCTCGTGGTCGTCGAGGTCAAGACGCGTTCCACGTCGGCGTTCGGGCATCCGTTCGAGGCGGTGACCCCCGCGAAGCTCGCGCGCCTCAACCGTCTCGGCTTCGCCTGGTGCGCCGCCCACCCCGGGTGGCACGGCCGACTCCGCGTCGACGTCGTCGCGATCGTCGGGTCGGAGACCAGCGCGGTCGCGCCGTCCGTCACCGTGTTCGAGGGCGTGCGGGCATGACGATCGGCCGCACCACCGCAGTCGCCCTCCTCGGCCTCGACGGCTCGATCGTGCAGATCGAGGCGGCGCTCGGCACCCAGACGCCGGGCGTGAAGCTGATCGGCCTGCCCGACTCCGCTCTGCGCGAGGCCGAGCATCGGGTGCGAGCCGGAATCACCCACTCGGGGCTCGAGTTCCCCGCGCGGCACGTCACCGTGAACCTCTCCCCGGCCGAACTGCCGAAGCAGGGCGCCGGATTCGATCTCGCCATTGCGATGGTCACGCTCGTCGCCGAAGGCACGGTGCCGGCGGAGTCGGTCGCGGCCACCGCGCACCTCGGCGAGCTCGCCCTCGACGGGCGCCTTCGACCGATGCGCGGGGTGCTGCCCGCGGTGCTCGCCGCCGCGCGCGCCGGAGTGGCGACGGTGATCGTTCCGCACGCCAACGCCGATGAAGCGTCGCTCGTGCCGGACATCCGGGTCGTCGGCATGGCGAGCCTTCGCGACGCCGCGATCTGGCACGGCGCCCCGCTCGACGAGCTGCCGGTCGAACCCATCCCCGCGGTGTCGGCCCCGGGCAGACGCGAGGAGCACGGCGATCTCGCCGACGTCATCGGCAACGAGGAGGCCATCGAGGCCCTCATCGCCGCGGCGGCGGGCGGACACCACCTCTACATGGTGGGGCCGCCCGGAGCGGGCAAGACGATGCTCGCGTCGCGATTGCCGAGCATCCTGCCCCCTCTCGACGAGCATGCCGCGCTCGAAGTCGCGTCGATGCGTTCGCTGTCGGGCATCGAGGTGGGCGCCGAGCTCAGCCCGGTTCCGCCGTTCGAGAGCCCGCACCATCAGGCGTCGGCCGTCGCGATGATCGGCGGAGGCAGCTCCGTCATCCGCCCGGGCGCAGCTGCTCGGGCCGCGCACGGAGTGCTCTTCCTCGACGAGGCGCCCGAGTTCTCCGCTCGCGCTCTCGACACCCTGCGGCAGCCGCTCGAGTCCGGGCGCATCAGCGTCGAACGGGTCGCGGCCGTCGCCCACTTCCCCGGCCGGTTCCAGCTCGTCCTCGCCGCGAACCCGTGCCCGTGCGGCAAGTACGGCACCAAGGACGCCCTGTGCACCTGCGCTCCGATCGCGCGGGACCGCTACCTGCGGCGGATCTCGGGCCCCCTTCTCGATCGGGTCGACATCCAGCTGATGGTTCCGCCCGTCACCGCCGCTCAGCTGCGGATGCAGAAGAAGCGTCCGCACACCACCTCCGCCGCCGCTCGCGATCGCGTGCTCGCCGCGAGGGACCGCGCCGCCCGCCGTCTCGCGGGCACCGGTTGGCGCACGAACAGCGAGGTGCCGGGGAGTGCGCTGCGGGGATCGGCCATGCAACTCGATCCGTCCGCCGCCGAGCCGCTCGATCGCGCCATCGGGCGGGGCACCCTCACCATGCGCGGGTACGACCGCACCCTCCGTCTCGCCTGGACGCTCGCCGACTTGGACGGCGTCGACAGGCCTGGTCTCGCCCAGGTGGGAAGGGCGCTCTCGCTCCGGCGGGGTGCGGCATGATCCTCGGGCTCGACGACCGTGAGGTGTCCGTAGCGGTGAGCCGGGTGCGCCCGGATGCCGACGCGGCAGGGCAGGCCGCCGTCGCCGAACTGTTCGCTCGCGCGGCGTGGTCGGGCATCGCGGAGCCGGGTGACGGCGTAGCCGGTGCCCTCATCGGTGCGCTCGGCAGCGTCGGCGCACTGCAGCTCGTCGTCGATCATGTCGACGCCGACCGGGTGAAGGCGGAGGTCGCGGGCGCGGGAGGGTCGACGATGGCGAAGAGCGCGGTGCTACAGGGGCTCGCGCGCTGGCGACCCCGACTCGTCGCGGGCGACGCCCTCGCTCATCTCGATCGTGCCGCGAGGGTCGGCGCCCGCTTGCTGACGCGCACCGATCCCACCTGGCCGCGCGGACTCGACGACCTCGGCGAGCACGCCCCGGTCGCCCTGTGGCTTCGCGGCGACCCGGCGACCCTCTCCGCATCGCGGTCGGTCGCATTGGTCGGCGCGCGGGCGGCGACGACCTACGGCGAGAGCGTCGCCTCGGAGCTCGCAGACGGGCTGGCAGCGCGCGGGGTCGCGGTGGTCTCCGGAGGGGCGTACGGCATCGACGGCATCGCGCACCGGGCGACGCTCGCCTGCGGAGGCCGCACGATCGCGTTCCTCGCCGGCGGGGTCGACCGCTTCTACCCGCCACGCAACTCGGAACTCCTCGCCGAGATCGTCCGACGCGGAGCCGTCGTGTCCGAGATGCCGGTCGGTGCGACCCCGACGAGATGGCGGTTCCTGCAGCGGAACCGGCTGATCGCCGCCATGAGCGACGCGACGGTCGTCGTCGAGGCGGGGATCCGGTCGGGGTCGATCAACACCGCCGGGCACGCGTCGAGCCTCGGGCGGCCGCTCGGCACGGTGCCGGGACCGATCACCTCGCCCGCCTCGGCGGGATGTCACCGCCTGCTCCGCGATTACGCGGCGGTGTGCGTCACCGACGTCGCCGACGTCGTGGCGCTCCTCCCCGGGGCGGACGCCCCGCCGACGTTGATCGGTGCGACGCCCGACCCGGCGTTCACTCGCGTCCTCGACGCGATGAGCGGGCGGCTGCAGGGTGTCGAGTCGATCGCGAAGGCGAGCGGCCTCGCCGCAGTCGACGTCCGGGCGGTGCTCGGCCTCCTCGAACTCGAGGCGGTCGTCGTCGAGAGCGGTGGGCGCTGGCGCAGGACGTGAGCCCGCCGCGACGAGCGCGAGGGAGCGTCGGCGGCGCGGATTAGAGTGCGTTCCATGCCGCTCGAGCCCGCACCGACCCACGTTCTCGCCCATCTCAGCGACACCCACCTGCTCGCGGGCGGGGCGGCTCTGCACGGCGTCGACACGGTCGAGAACCTGCGGCGCGCGCTCGAACGGCTCGAGAGCAGCGGCGTCGAGATCGACGCGATCGTGCACACCGGCGACATCACCGACCTCGGCGAACTCGACGCCTACCACCGTGTCCGCGAGCTCGTCGAACCGGTCGCCGAGCGGCTCGGAGCTGCCGTCGTGTGGGTCGCCGGCAACCACGACATCCGCGGGCCGCTGCGCGAGGGGCTTCTCGGACAGCCGCCGAGCGACGCACCGTTCGACACGGTCACCGAGGTCGGGGGCCTGCGCATCATCGGGCTCGACAGCTCCGTTCCGTTGCACGGTCACGGGGACCTCGACGGAGGGCAGCTCGATTGGCTGCGGGACGTCCTCGCCGATCCCGCCCCGCACGGCACCGTGCTCGCGGTGCACCACCCGCCGATCCCCACCGTCGTGCGCGAGCTCCAGACGCTGCAACTGCGCGCCGTTCCCCAGCTCGCCGAGGTGATCGCCGGCACCGACGTGCGCGCCATCCTGTCCGGACACTTCCACTACACGACGACCGGCGCACTCGCCGCGATCCCGGTCTCGGTGGTGACGGCATCGAGCTACACGATCAGGGTCGACGGCCCCGACCGCGGCCTCACCGGCGTCGACGGCGGCCAGGGGCTCGGGCTCTTGCACCTCTACGCCGACGGAGCGGTGCATTCCGAGCTGAGCCTCGCCGAGTACGACGAGGTCGTGCATCTGCCGTTCGGCTTCTTCGACCAGGCGCCCTGACGACGCGTGCACGCGGTGCCACCCGCGCGCCCCGCTCCGTTCCGAACAACGCTGAGGCACTCTGATGGCATGGATCTCGAGCAGGCGGTCGGACGGTTCGCGCACGCGCTCGACACCGAGCGCGGCTTCTCGGCCAATACGATCCGCGGCTACCGCACCGACCTGACCGACCTCGCGCGCTTCGCGGTGCGTGCCGATGTGCGCAGCGTCGACGCCGTGGGCCTCGAACTTCTGCGCGACTGGCTGTTCGACGCCACCGAGCGCGGCCTCGCGCGCGCGTCGCTCGCCAGGCGTACCGCAGCCGCCCGCACCTTCTTCGGCTGGGCGCTCCGCGAAGGTCTCACCCCGGTCGACCCGTCACTGCGCTTGCGTGCGCCGAAGAGCCGCGGCGCCCTTCCCCGCGTCCTGGCGGCCCCACAGACCGAGAGCCTTCTGGGGTCGTTGGAGGTCGCTGCGGCGGACGGCGACCCGGTCGCAGTCCGCGACCTCGCCATCGCCGAACTGCTCTACGCCTCCGCGATCCGGGTCTCCGAACTGTGCGGCCTCGACATCGACGACATCGACCTCGAGCGACTCGTCGTCCGGGTCACGGGCAAGGGGTCGAAGCAGCGGGTGGTTCCGTTCGGGGTGCCCGCCGCCAAAGCTGTGACCCGCTACCTGCACGCCGCCAGGCCCGCGCTCTCGACCGGCGCAACTCCGGCACTGTTCCTCGGGGCGCGTGGAGGGCGCCTCGGTGAGCGCAGCGTCTACCGGATGATCGCCCACCTCCTCGACGAGGTCCCCGGGTCCGGCCCCTCCGGGCCGCACACCCTCCGGCATACGGCCGCGACGCATCTGCTGGACGGGGGAGCGGACCTCCGCGCGGTGCAGGAGATGCTCGGTCACTCGAGCCTCGGCACCACCCAGATCTACACGCACGTCTCCGCCGAGCGCCTCCGCGCCGTCTACGAACAGGCTCATCCCCGCGCCTGACTGACCGGGAGGGCCGGGCATCCGCGGGGTCAGTCGACGAGCGGCAGCAGCACGGCCCGAGGGATGCCTCCCAAGAGGGCGAGCGGTGAGAGGTACTCGCCGTCCTGGCGCGCGCCGAGGTGCAGGCAGCCCGCGCAATGCGCCATCGACTCCGCGACCACCCCGATGACGTCGCCTCGGCGCACCGTGTCGCCCGCGGCCACCGCCGGGTCGACCGCCTCGACGCTCGAGACGAGCCCGTCCGAGTGCCGGACGGAGACGACCGGCCGGTCGACGACCCACCCGGCGAAGCTCACGACGCCGTCGTCGACTGCGGTGACGGTCGTGCCGACGCCCACGTCGAGGTCGATGCCGCGATGGCCGGCGGAGTACCGGGTCGCCGGAGCGTCGTAGCCGCGCACCACGATCCGCGGTGCGGGGACGGGCCACTGCCACACCATGGCCTGCTCGACGGCGTGCGCCGCGCCGTTCGACGTCGGAGTGAGAGGGGCAAGCATCCCCAGCAGCAGGCCGAGGACAGCGGCCATCGCCCGGCGATTCGGGCCCCGTGGCTCGGACAGGGAGGGGAGCCAGGTCGTGCGTCTGCGCATCCTCCGCATCCTGCACCCGCGCGGCACCCGCGAGGCTCCAGTGAGCCCGATGGTGGGTAGACGCACCAATGTGCGGCCTGTGGAGGACGTGGATGTTCCCCGAATATTCAGGGTGAAGGTGCAAGACTCTCGGTCGAGCGGCACCCACTGTCGTCTGTGCCCGCTCGAGAGAGAGGGGCACGTCATGTCAGCGACCGGTTCCACGCAATCGAAGACGCGCGACGGCGCGCAGTTCAAGCGCAGGGTCTATGGTCTCGCCGTCGCCGCAGCGGTCGGCGGTTTCCTCTTCGGTTTCGACTCCTCGGTCATCAACGGCGCCGTCGAAGCGATCGAGAAGCAGTTCGAGATCGAGGGCCTCGTCCAAGGCTTCGCGGTCGCGATCGCCCTCATCGGCTGCGCCGTGGGAGCGTTCGTCGCCGGCCGACTCGCCGACCGGTTCGGTCGCAAGGCGGTCATGCTGATCGGCGCGATCCTGTTCCTCGTCAGCTCGATCGGCGCCGGCTTCGCGTTCGGTGTGATCGACTTCATGATCTGGCGCTTCATCGGCGGCCTCGGCATCGGCGTCGCCTCCGTCATCGCCCCCACCTACATCGCCGAGGTCGTGCCCGCCGCGGTCCGTGGTCGCCTCGCCTCGCTGCAGCAGCTCGCGATCACCATCGGTATCTTCGCGGCGCTGCTCTCCGACGCCCTCTTCGCGGGGATCCAGGACGCCGACGCCACCCGCATCGTCGCCGGCATCGAGGCCTGGCGATGGATGTTCCTCGTCGGCATCGTGCCGTCGGTCGTCTACGGCTTCCTCGCACTGCGCGTGCCCGAGTCGCCTCGCTACTTGCTCGCCCAGGGCCGTGAGGACGAGGCGCGTCAGGTGCTCGCCACCATCCAGCCGCAGAACGAGATCGACGACGAGGTCGACGCGATCCGCGGCAACATCAAGGAGGACGAGGAGAACAAGCAGAAGGGGTCGTTGAAGGGCTCCGCGCTCGGATTGGCGCCGGTGCTCTGGATCGGTCTCGCCCTGTCGGTGTTCCAGCAGTTCGTCGGCATCAACGTGATCTTCTACTACTCGACCACGCTGTGGAGCGCGGTCGGTTTCCAGGACGCGTTCCTCATCTCGGTGTTCTCGGCTGTCGTCAACGTGGCGGTCACCTTCGTCGCCATCGCGATCGTCGACAAGGTCGGTCGCCGACCGATGCTGCTCGCCGGCTCGGCGGGCATGGCGGTGTCGCTCGCGGCCATGGCGATCTCGTTCAGTCAGGCGCAGACCGTCGACGGCGCCGTCACCCTGCCGGGCGCCTTCGGGGTGATCGCCCTGATCGGCGCGAACCTCTTCGTCGTCTCCTTCGGAGCGACGTGGGGTCCGCTCGTCTGGGTGCTGCTCGGTGAGATCTTCCCGAACCGGATGCGAGCGAAGGCCCTCGGTGTGGCGGCGGCCGCGCAGTGGATCGCGAACTTCCTCGTGACCCTGACCTTCCCGTACCTGTCCGACTTCTCGCTCGCCTTCACCTACGGCATGTACGCGACGTTCTCGGTGCTGTCCTTCCTCTTCGTGTTCCTCTTCGTGCCCGAGACGAAGGGCGTGCGCCTCGAAGACGTCGGCGGCCTGGTCTTCGGCAGAGCTAAGAAAGCCGCCCAGTAGATCCGATCGCCCAGTAGATCCGATACTGCGGGCTAGAACGCACGTTCCGGCGGGGAATCTCGCCCGGAACGTGCGTTTTCGCTGTCCCACCCCCCCGCCGGCGCCACTCGCCTCCG from Herbiconiux sp. L3-i23 encodes:
- the map gene encoding type I methionyl aminopeptidase, translated to MIELRTPGEIEAMRPAGAFVASVLERLRDEIAVGVNLLELDRIAHDMIRARGAESCYIDYHPSFGAMPFGKVLCTSVNDAVLHGLPFDYRIEDGDVVTVDFAASVDGWVSDSALTVIAGTPRPEDERLIATTEQALAAGIAAARPGGKLGDISAAIGDVCAAAGYSVNLDFGGHGVGHTMHGEPHVPNDGRAGRGLKLKPGLVIAIEPWLLETTDELFTDPDGWTLRSADGSRGAHSEHTVAITADGPLILTQRTR
- the rplS gene encoding 50S ribosomal protein L19 — encoded protein: MSNLIDQLDAASLKSDIPDFRPGDTVKVHVNIVEGNRSRIQVFQGVVIGRQGAGVRETFTVRKISFQVGVERTFPVHSPIIDHIELVTRGDVRRAKLYYLRGLRGKKAKIKEKRES
- the lepB gene encoding signal peptidase I produces the protein MSHSASAPVPANDPAQDDSESSGPSGRRNKSALLFARDVLIILIVAILVSFLIKTFLIRSFYIPSASMEHTLEIDDRIIVNQLTPDLMPLSHGDVVVFRDPGGWLPPQAPIDQPPLVAAVDWFLSIVGLSAPDSNDHLIKRVIGLPGDHVVCCNPLGQMTINDVPIEEPYITLPQGATRASEVDFDVTVPEGYLWVMGDNRNNSRDSRYNTQNPGKGFVPVDNVVGRALVISWPLDRWAWLDDYPDVFREVDQETPSALPVRPYEVGDGG
- a CDS encoding ribonuclease HII, with the translated sequence MAAESRDPSTGAVSGAALRDAALRDAARPRPAVKRKPSPAPTLRHERALSAEGARFVIGCDEVGRGAIAGPVAVGLCVVDISKRVPKGLRDSKLLSEPKRVELQPVVERWALWSSVGMASNQEIDAIGLTAALGLAAVRALDALCESGFDCTESVLLLDGKFDYFTPSARVAGVETVPRVATKIKADMTCASVSGASVLAKVARDSLMIDLHERHPDYGWVSNKGYGSSAHWAAIDSRGASPLHRHTWLRTPSLFDDILDVEIDDEASGAGEITDETPSDSVALRGTPADVGLQR
- a CDS encoding DUF2469 domain-containing protein, with the translated sequence MNEDEFDDYDREVELALYREYRDIVGQFKYVVETERRFYLANEVELVRRDTEHDFYFELTMNDVWVWDVYRSDRFVKSVRVLTFKDVNVEELSSKELELPTELALDE
- a CDS encoding YraN family protein; translation: MAKKDDVGRWGEQLAVEHLQRRGYEVVDRNWRCPQGEIDIVAKRADALVVVEVKTRSTSAFGHPFEAVTPAKLARLNRLGFAWCAAHPGWHGRLRVDVVAIVGSETSAVAPSVTVFEGVRA
- a CDS encoding YifB family Mg chelatase-like AAA ATPase — encoded protein: MTIGRTTAVALLGLDGSIVQIEAALGTQTPGVKLIGLPDSALREAEHRVRAGITHSGLEFPARHVTVNLSPAELPKQGAGFDLAIAMVTLVAEGTVPAESVAATAHLGELALDGRLRPMRGVLPAVLAAARAGVATVIVPHANADEASLVPDIRVVGMASLRDAAIWHGAPLDELPVEPIPAVSAPGRREEHGDLADVIGNEEAIEALIAAAAGGHHLYMVGPPGAGKTMLASRLPSILPPLDEHAALEVASMRSLSGIEVGAELSPVPPFESPHHQASAVAMIGGGSSVIRPGAAARAAHGVLFLDEAPEFSARALDTLRQPLESGRISVERVAAVAHFPGRFQLVLAANPCPCGKYGTKDALCTCAPIARDRYLRRISGPLLDRVDIQLMVPPVTAAQLRMQKKRPHTTSAAARDRVLAARDRAARRLAGTGWRTNSEVPGSALRGSAMQLDPSAAEPLDRAIGRGTLTMRGYDRTLRLAWTLADLDGVDRPGLAQVGRALSLRRGAA
- the dprA gene encoding DNA-processing protein DprA gives rise to the protein MILGLDDREVSVAVSRVRPDADAAGQAAVAELFARAAWSGIAEPGDGVAGALIGALGSVGALQLVVDHVDADRVKAEVAGAGGSTMAKSAVLQGLARWRPRLVAGDALAHLDRAARVGARLLTRTDPTWPRGLDDLGEHAPVALWLRGDPATLSASRSVALVGARAATTYGESVASELADGLAARGVAVVSGGAYGIDGIAHRATLACGGRTIAFLAGGVDRFYPPRNSELLAEIVRRGAVVSEMPVGATPTRWRFLQRNRLIAAMSDATVVVEAGIRSGSINTAGHASSLGRPLGTVPGPITSPASAGCHRLLRDYAAVCVTDVADVVALLPGADAPPTLIGATPDPAFTRVLDAMSGRLQGVESIAKASGLAAVDVRAVLGLLELEAVVVESGGRWRRT
- a CDS encoding metallophosphoesterase — encoded protein: MPLEPAPTHVLAHLSDTHLLAGGAALHGVDTVENLRRALERLESSGVEIDAIVHTGDITDLGELDAYHRVRELVEPVAERLGAAVVWVAGNHDIRGPLREGLLGQPPSDAPFDTVTEVGGLRIIGLDSSVPLHGHGDLDGGQLDWLRDVLADPAPHGTVLAVHHPPIPTVVRELQTLQLRAVPQLAEVIAGTDVRAILSGHFHYTTTGALAAIPVSVVTASSYTIRVDGPDRGLTGVDGGQGLGLLHLYADGAVHSELSLAEYDEVVHLPFGFFDQAP
- a CDS encoding tyrosine recombinase XerC → MDLEQAVGRFAHALDTERGFSANTIRGYRTDLTDLARFAVRADVRSVDAVGLELLRDWLFDATERGLARASLARRTAAARTFFGWALREGLTPVDPSLRLRAPKSRGALPRVLAAPQTESLLGSLEVAAADGDPVAVRDLAIAELLYASAIRVSELCGLDIDDIDLERLVVRVTGKGSKQRVVPFGVPAAKAVTRYLHAARPALSTGATPALFLGARGGRLGERSVYRMIAHLLDEVPGSGPSGPHTLRHTAATHLLDGGADLRAVQEMLGHSSLGTTQIYTHVSAERLRAVYEQAHPRA
- a CDS encoding murein hydrolase activator EnvC is translated as MAAVLGLLLGMLAPLTPTSNGAAHAVEQAMVWQWPVPAPRIVVRGYDAPATRYSAGHRGIDLDVGVGTTVTAVDDGVVSFAGWVVDRPVVSVRHSDGLVSSVEAVDPAVAAGDTVRRGDVIGVVAESMAHCAGCLHLGARQDGEYLSPLALLGGIPRAVLLPLVD
- a CDS encoding sugar porter family MFS transporter, whose amino-acid sequence is MSATGSTQSKTRDGAQFKRRVYGLAVAAAVGGFLFGFDSSVINGAVEAIEKQFEIEGLVQGFAVAIALIGCAVGAFVAGRLADRFGRKAVMLIGAILFLVSSIGAGFAFGVIDFMIWRFIGGLGIGVASVIAPTYIAEVVPAAVRGRLASLQQLAITIGIFAALLSDALFAGIQDADATRIVAGIEAWRWMFLVGIVPSVVYGFLALRVPESPRYLLAQGREDEARQVLATIQPQNEIDDEVDAIRGNIKEDEENKQKGSLKGSALGLAPVLWIGLALSVFQQFVGINVIFYYSTTLWSAVGFQDAFLISVFSAVVNVAVTFVAIAIVDKVGRRPMLLAGSAGMAVSLAAMAISFSQAQTVDGAVTLPGAFGVIALIGANLFVVSFGATWGPLVWVLLGEIFPNRMRAKALGVAAAAQWIANFLVTLTFPYLSDFSLAFTYGMYATFSVLSFLFVFLFVPETKGVRLEDVGGLVFGRAKKAAQ